TCTCATCCAGCACGGCCAGGGCCTCCCGCTGGGCGTCGGCCGTTCGCCCCTTCTTCCAGAGCGTGCGGGCCAAGCCCACGCGCATGTTGGTGTAGTGAGGGTCGAGCTCGAGGCCCCTGCGGAACATGGCCTCTGACCTGTCGAGGTTACCGCCGACGAAGCCCGGGACCTCGTAGTAGATGTTGCCGCCCAGGGCATAGGCCGGAGCGTAGGCGGGGTCGAGCTCGAGCGCCGCCTCCATCGCGTCTTTGACGGTGGGCAGGAGGAAGAGCGAGCGCATCACGCCCTTCGTTTGCCCCCAGCGGCCCGTGTTGGTGCCGTACCAGAAACGGGCCGCGGCGCTCCTCGGCGCGAGCTCGACGGCGCGCTTGGCGATCTGCCTGCCGCGATCATAGGCCTCGAGCTTCTCCTCCGGCGTCTTCGCGCGCACGTCGCCGTAGATGAAGCAGGCCTGCGACAGGGCCAGCAGCGTGTCGAGGTCGGGGACCGCG
This DNA window, taken from Candidatus Methylomirabilota bacterium, encodes the following:
- a CDS encoding TRAP transporter TatT component family protein; this translates as MRAKTPEEKLEAYDRGRQIAKRAVELAPRSAAARFWYGTNTGRWGQTKGVMRSLFLLPTVKDAMEAALELDPAYAPAYALGGNIYYEVPGFVGGNLDRSEAMFRRGLELDPHYTNMRVGLARTLWKKGRTADAQREALAVLDEKAPSNPADWTVKDVPQAKALLEQIKGRS